In one window of Flavobacterium ginsengisoli DNA:
- a CDS encoding serine hydrolase domain-containing protein, with protein sequence MKKSIKLVALFVAFQFSSFSTFAQDKAQQIEQLLNKYNEYGQFNGSALVAENGKIIFKKGFGSANMEWNIPNQPDTKFRLGSISKQFTALLIVKLAEEGKIKLDVPITTYLPDYPKENGSKITIHNLLTHTSGIPNYTNAPNFFKDKAKNPYTPEAFVKTFWDLPLEFTPGEKFNYSNSGYFLLGYIIEKITGKTYEQNLQETIFTPLKMVNSGYDHSDLIIKNRAAGYEKEGNKIVNARLYRHEYSVRCWIFVFYCRRFVFVGSSTLYQ encoded by the coding sequence TGTCGCTTTTCAGTTTTCATCCTTTAGCACCTTTGCTCAAGATAAAGCACAGCAAATTGAACAGCTTTTAAACAAATACAACGAATACGGACAATTTAACGGTTCGGCTTTGGTAGCTGAAAACGGAAAAATAATTTTCAAAAAAGGTTTTGGTTCTGCAAATATGGAATGGAATATTCCGAATCAACCAGACACAAAATTCAGATTAGGTTCTATCAGCAAACAATTTACGGCACTTTTAATTGTAAAATTGGCCGAGGAAGGAAAAATAAAATTGGATGTTCCTATTACAACTTATCTTCCAGATTATCCAAAAGAAAATGGCAGTAAAATCACGATCCATAATTTGCTGACTCATACTTCTGGAATTCCAAATTATACTAATGCACCAAACTTTTTTAAAGACAAAGCAAAAAATCCTTATACTCCAGAAGCTTTCGTAAAGACATTCTGGGATTTACCTCTTGAGTTTACACCTGGCGAAAAATTCAATTACAGCAATTCGGGTTATTTCTTGTTAGGTTATATTATCGAAAAAATCACAGGTAAGACATATGAGCAGAACTTACAGGAAACTATTTTCACACCTTTAAAAATGGTTAATTCTGGTTACGATCACAGCGATTTAATTATAAAAAACAGAGCTGCTGGATATGAGAAGGAAGGAAATAAAATTGTGAATGCTCGCTTATATCGACATGAGTATTCCGTACGCTGCTGGATCTTTGTATTCTACTGTAGAAGATTTGTATTTGTGGGATCAAGCACTTTATACCAATAA
- a CDS encoding penicillin acylase family protein, with product MRIIKKILLTVLVLVVILAIGLCAYIFHLKPKYEGSVQLNNLEKETTVYFDDFGVPHIYADSEKDAMTALGYVHAQERLWQMELLRRIAPGRLSELFGGVALKNDKFFAGIGIEEASAKAIAKLDKNSESYKLTQAYLDGINQYLEEGVTPIEFTLVGVKKQKFTIKDVYNIFGYMSFSFAMAQKTDPLLTDIKNKYGAAYLKDLGIEGEFNNTRIRISKEKTEEYTEISKSITAMLDQSPIPPFVGSNSWVVGPHKSKTGKVIFANDPHIGFSQPATWYEAHLVTPKHELYGCYLAGTPFPLLAHNRDYAYGLTMFENDDIDFYQEKNKPSDVSQYQTPTGFDKYEIRKKTIKVKDSSDVVLTVKITRHGPIMNDFIDRLDKKNPIAMSWTYTREPILILDAAYGLSHAKNTTDFKKAVSLIAAPGLNVMYGDAKGNVAWWASGKLYRHNEGVNTHLILDGSSGKDDITKFLDFEKNPSAENPAWGYVYSANNQPEAIDNGYLYPGYYLPEDRAKRISGILDAKSDWDKEAISKMIYDNTSDVAVETTKNLIASLDNKALSNKEKEVINVLRSWKGTTNLEDVAPTIYNKWIYLYLKNTFEDEMGKDNFNLFLGISLGKQVIANQIKNEHSVWWDNIKTKNVKETRTEIVSKSFHDAVISLQNQLGQNISEWNWGKVHTVEHEHPLGKVKALRGLFNVGPFNSPGSNEVINNLFFGFNDEGKYYTKGGPSTRRIVDFADVENSWSILPTGQSGNPFSKHYSDQAEMYNAGKFRKMKLNKEEIIKTSTKLVLKPKN from the coding sequence ATGAGAATAATTAAAAAAATCTTGTTGACCGTATTGGTTCTTGTGGTGATTCTTGCGATTGGTTTGTGCGCTTATATTTTTCATTTAAAACCGAAATATGAAGGTTCTGTACAATTGAATAATCTCGAGAAAGAAACCACAGTCTATTTTGACGATTTTGGAGTGCCTCATATTTATGCAGATTCTGAAAAAGATGCTATGACCGCCTTAGGTTATGTACATGCACAGGAAAGATTATGGCAAATGGAATTGTTACGCCGAATTGCTCCAGGACGTTTATCCGAACTTTTTGGAGGTGTCGCGCTTAAAAACGATAAGTTTTTTGCGGGAATCGGAATCGAAGAAGCTTCGGCAAAAGCCATTGCAAAATTGGATAAAAACAGCGAAAGTTATAAATTGACTCAAGCGTATTTAGATGGAATCAATCAATATCTAGAAGAAGGAGTAACGCCAATCGAGTTTACTTTGGTGGGTGTAAAAAAGCAAAAATTTACTATAAAAGATGTTTATAATATTTTTGGATATATGTCTTTCAGTTTTGCCATGGCACAGAAAACAGATCCGCTATTGACCGATATAAAAAATAAATATGGAGCCGCTTATTTGAAAGATTTAGGAATTGAAGGAGAATTTAATAATACAAGAATTAGAATCTCAAAAGAGAAAACGGAAGAGTATACTGAGATTTCAAAGTCTATAACTGCCATGTTGGATCAATCTCCAATTCCTCCATTTGTTGGAAGTAATAGCTGGGTTGTTGGGCCACATAAATCAAAAACGGGAAAAGTTATTTTTGCTAATGATCCGCATATTGGATTTTCGCAACCTGCAACTTGGTACGAAGCTCATTTAGTTACCCCAAAGCATGAATTGTACGGCTGTTATTTGGCTGGAACTCCGTTTCCGCTTTTGGCACATAATAGGGATTATGCTTATGGTTTGACCATGTTTGAAAATGATGACATCGATTTTTATCAAGAAAAAAATAAACCAAGCGATGTTTCGCAATATCAAACGCCAACTGGTTTCGATAAATATGAAATCAGAAAAAAAACGATAAAAGTAAAAGATTCTTCGGATGTTGTCTTGACGGTTAAAATTACTCGCCACGGACCAATTATGAATGATTTTATAGATCGTTTAGATAAGAAAAATCCAATTGCAATGTCGTGGACTTATACTAGAGAACCAATCTTGATTCTAGACGCTGCTTATGGACTTTCGCATGCCAAAAATACAACCGACTTTAAAAAGGCGGTGTCTTTAATTGCAGCGCCAGGATTAAACGTAATGTATGGTGATGCAAAAGGTAATGTAGCTTGGTGGGCAAGTGGAAAATTATATAGACACAATGAAGGCGTTAATACGCATTTGATTCTAGACGGTTCAAGCGGAAAAGACGATATTACGAAGTTTTTAGATTTCGAAAAAAATCCATCAGCAGAAAATCCAGCATGGGGATATGTTTATTCAGCCAATAATCAGCCAGAAGCTATTGACAATGGTTATTTGTATCCAGGATATTATTTGCCAGAAGATCGAGCTAAAAGAATTTCAGGAATTTTAGATGCCAAGTCAGATTGGGATAAGGAAGCCATCAGTAAAATGATTTATGATAATACGTCTGATGTTGCTGTTGAAACGACTAAAAACTTAATTGCAAGTTTAGATAATAAAGCACTTTCTAATAAAGAAAAAGAAGTTATAAATGTTTTAAGATCTTGGAAAGGAACAACCAATTTAGAAGATGTTGCGCCGACGATTTACAACAAATGGATTTATTTGTATTTGAAAAATACGTTTGAAGACGAAATGGGAAAAGACAATTTCAATTTGTTTTTGGGAATTTCTCTTGGAAAACAAGTAATTGCCAATCAGATAAAAAATGAACATTCGGTTTGGTGGGATAATATCAAAACGAAAAATGTAAAAGAAACTAGAACCGAGATTGTTTCGAAATCATTTCATGATGCTGTTATTTCTTTACAAAATCAGTTAGGACAAAATATTTCAGAATGGAATTGGGGAAAAGTGCATACAGTAGAACATGAACATCCATTAGGAAAAGTCAAAGCACTTCGCGGATTATTTAATGTTGGGCCTTTTAATTCTCCTGGTTCAAATGAAGTGATTAATAATTTATTTTTCGGATTTAATGACGAAGGGAAATATTACACCAAAGGCGGACCTTCAACAAGAAGAATTGTTGATTTTGCCGATGTAGAAAACAGTTGGAGTATTTTGCCGACAGGACAATCTGGAAATCCTTTCAGTAAACATTATAGCGATCAAGCCGAAATGTACAACGCAGGAAAGTTCAGAAAAATGAAATTGAACAAAGAAGAGATTATAAAAACTTCTACTAAATTGGTTTTAAAACCGAAGAATTAA
- a CDS encoding tetratricopeptide repeat protein, with protein sequence MLAYIDMSIPYAAGSLYSTVEDLYLWDQALYTNKLLSAKSMELLYKPYIKAWNGFYGYGWSTYEILNGNDKLTVIEHGGGINGFNTIISRIPANKILIVLLNNTGGTLLGEMNTAIRSILYNQPFNQPKKSLALDLLDVYTEKGALAGTDAFKKLKNDPTYAIKEGDMNRVGYQLLQTGKKKEAIEVFKINVEAFPKSGNVYDSLGEAYLADGDKKMAIANYKKSVELDPTNESGKKVLEELSKNKLRTLLSKKILKRLR encoded by the coding sequence ATGCTCGCTTATATCGACATGAGTATTCCGTACGCTGCTGGATCTTTGTATTCTACTGTAGAAGATTTGTATTTGTGGGATCAAGCACTTTATACCAATAAATTACTTTCTGCAAAAAGTATGGAATTGTTATACAAACCATACATAAAAGCTTGGAATGGTTTTTACGGATATGGATGGTCAACTTATGAAATTCTGAACGGAAATGATAAATTAACCGTTATTGAACACGGAGGTGGCATCAACGGATTTAACACGATCATCTCGCGCATTCCGGCAAATAAAATTCTTATTGTTTTATTGAATAATACTGGTGGAACTCTTTTAGGCGAAATGAATACGGCAATTCGTTCTATTTTGTACAATCAGCCTTTTAATCAGCCGAAAAAATCATTGGCTCTTGATTTATTAGATGTTTACACAGAAAAAGGTGCACTTGCAGGAACTGATGCTTTTAAAAAGCTAAAAAATGATCCTACTTATGCAATTAAAGAAGGTGATATGAACCGAGTTGGATATCAATTATTGCAAACTGGAAAAAAGAAAGAAGCTATTGAGGTTTTCAAAATCAACGTAGAAGCTTTTCCTAAATCTGGAAATGTTTACGATAGTTTAGGCGAAGCTTATTTAGCCGACGGAGACAAAAAAATGGCAATTGCTAATTATAAGAAATCTGTTGAATTGGACCCAACCAACGAAAGCGGTAAAAAAGTTTTAGAAGAACTTTCTAAAAATAAACTGAGAACACTTTTATCTAAAAAAATACTCAAACGACTCCGATAA